A window from Erythrolamprus reginae isolate rEryReg1 chromosome 11, rEryReg1.hap1, whole genome shotgun sequence encodes these proteins:
- the TMEM147 gene encoding BOS complex subunit TMEM147 produces MTLFHFGNCFALAYFPYFITYKCSGLSEYNAFWRCVQAGATYLFVQLCKMLFLATFFPTWEGGAGAYDFIGEFMKATVDLADLVGLHLVMSRNAGKGEYKIMVAALGWATAELIMSRCIPLWVGARGIEFDWKYIQMSIDSNISLVHYIATAALVWMFTRYDLPKHYRLPLTFLLGVCIYKAFLMESFVHVFLLGSWTALLVKAVITGLLSFSSLALFVTLVHSN; encoded by the exons ATGACTCTTTTCCACTTTGGGAATTGTTTTGCCCTGGCCTATTTCCCCTATTTTATCACCTACAAATGCAGTGGCCT CTCAGAATACAATGCCTTCTGGCGATGTGTGCAAGCGGGAGCCACCTACCTCTTTGTCCAGCTATGCAAG ATGCTGTTTTTAGCTACATTCTTTCCAACCTGGGAGGGTGGTGCAGGAGCGTATGATTTCATTGGA GAGTTCATGAAAGCTACCGTAGACCTGGCTGACTTGGTGGGTCTTCACCTGGTGATGTCCCGAAACGCGGGGAAAGGGGAATATAAGATTATGGTCGCTGCACTGGGCTGGGCCACGGCGGAGCTCATTATGTCTCG ATGCATCCCTCTGTGGGTGGGAGCTCGTGGCATTGAGTTTGATTGGAAATACATTCAGATGAGTATTGATTCCAACATCAGCCtg GTCCATTACATCGCCACCGCTGCCCTGGTGTGGATGTTCACTCGCTACGATTTACCCAAACATTACCGACTGCCCCTTACTTTCCTCCTGGGTGTCTGTATCTACAAAGCCTTCTTGATGGA ATCGTTTGTACACGTCTTTCTCCTGGGTAGCTGGACTGCACTTCTGGTTAAAGCGGTGATCACTGGTCTCCTTTCCTTCAGCTCCTTGGCTCTCTTTGTCACCCTGGTACACAGCAACTGA